The following proteins are co-located in the Chitinivorax sp. B genome:
- a CDS encoding type III pantothenate kinase: protein MWLLIDAGNTRVKWALHDGHAWQARGHALLNQLEQLALQWVDLPPVMRIMAANVAGTSVKTQLTDLLARHINKIEWLTPTHQQLDVHNGYTNPLQLGPDRWAALLGARKLTQGHCLVINIGTAMTVDALTADGHFLGGIIAPGFRLMREALAQGTAELGRRDGQYIPFPTNTADAIHGGIMQALIGTIGRMQHEMVQAGFPPVSCVLSGGDASLLQPHLSLTVIMVDNLVLEGLLRIVRE from the coding sequence ATGTGGCTTTTGATTGATGCCGGCAATACCCGTGTCAAATGGGCGTTGCATGATGGCCATGCGTGGCAAGCACGTGGCCACGCCCTGCTGAACCAGCTGGAGCAATTGGCTCTGCAATGGGTTGACCTGCCCCCCGTCATGCGTATCATGGCTGCCAACGTGGCGGGCACCTCAGTCAAAACCCAATTGACCGATCTGCTGGCCCGCCACATCAACAAGATTGAATGGCTGACCCCGACCCACCAGCAATTGGATGTACACAACGGCTATACCAACCCATTGCAACTTGGGCCAGATCGTTGGGCCGCCCTGCTAGGCGCACGCAAGTTGACTCAGGGACATTGCCTGGTAATCAACATCGGAACGGCCATGACGGTAGATGCATTGACCGCCGACGGCCACTTTCTAGGTGGTATCATCGCGCCGGGGTTTCGGTTGATGCGAGAGGCCTTAGCGCAAGGAACTGCGGAGCTTGGTCGCCGTGATGGACAATATATTCCCTTCCCCACCAACACGGCCGATGCCATCCACGGGGGCATCATGCAAGCATTGATCGGCACCATTGGCCGAATGCAGCACGAAATGGTGCAGGCCGGATTCCCACCAGTCAGTTGTGTCTTGTCCGGCGGTGACGCCTCATTATTACAACCACACCTCTCACTGACGGTCATCATGGTCGATAATCTGGTATTGGAAGGTTTGCTAAGGATCGTACGCGAATGA
- a CDS encoding LysR family transcriptional regulator, with the protein MAVFVQVAENGSFTAAAKVLGLPKSTVSQRVAELEDALGVRLMLRTTRRLTLTHAGQLYLQHCQRMVDAARAANAAISQLRVAPAGRIRLTVPEASGIRLFPAMIQAFHTRYPQIEVDCLVTDNIVNLVEEGIDIAFRTGKQADSTFVSRRVGPVRRVLVASPTYLEQSGLPDTLDELSRHAGLLHYAVPAWPLYSNDEVKTVELKAVLRSNSLLHLLETAKADLGIALLPYFLCQHELASGQLLLLLPNHPPTRNDYYMVTAGRHNQPAALLAFMQFIEEYGLARQLEGSME; encoded by the coding sequence ATGGCCGTTTTCGTACAAGTGGCGGAAAATGGCAGCTTTACAGCTGCAGCCAAGGTGTTGGGCCTGCCCAAATCAACGGTCAGTCAGCGCGTAGCCGAACTGGAGGATGCGCTGGGGGTCAGACTGATGCTGCGCACCACTCGGCGATTGACATTGACACATGCCGGCCAGCTCTATCTGCAACACTGCCAGCGGATGGTAGACGCCGCCCGAGCTGCCAACGCAGCCATCTCACAGCTACGGGTAGCACCAGCCGGACGAATTCGTCTCACGGTACCAGAAGCATCGGGTATCCGATTGTTCCCGGCGATGATCCAGGCCTTTCATACCCGTTACCCGCAAATCGAGGTAGATTGCCTGGTAACCGATAACATCGTCAATCTGGTGGAAGAAGGTATTGATATCGCTTTTCGGACCGGTAAACAGGCCGATTCCACCTTTGTCTCACGCCGTGTTGGACCGGTTCGCCGGGTGCTGGTAGCCTCACCCACCTACTTGGAACAGTCAGGGCTACCTGACACGCTGGATGAACTATCGCGGCATGCAGGCCTGCTGCACTATGCAGTTCCGGCTTGGCCGCTGTATAGCAATGACGAGGTAAAAACCGTCGAGCTCAAAGCAGTGCTTCGCAGTAACAGCCTGCTACATTTGCTGGAAACCGCCAAAGCTGACTTGGGTATTGCGTTGTTGCCATACTTTCTATGCCAACACGAATTGGCATCTGGCCAGCTGCTGTTGCTGCTACCCAATCATCCCCCCACTCGCAACGACTACTATATGGTCACAGCAGGCCGCCACAATCAGCCGGCGGCCTTGTTGGCATTCATGCAATTCATTGAGGAATACGGCTTGGCGCGTCAACTGGAAGGAAGTATGGAATAA
- a CDS encoding zinc-binding alcohol dehydrogenase family protein, with amino-acid sequence MKAVGLYRYLPIDHPEALLDVALPDPIPGPHDVLVAIRAIAANPVDYKVRAPKDHVEAMPKVLGWDAAGVVQAVGSAVSLFKPGDEVYYAGDLTRQGSNAELQLVDERIIGRKPVSLSFEQAAALPLTTITAWEVLFDRLGIAQSAEANRGRSILILGGAGGVGSIAIQLAKRVAGLQVVATASRPDSAAWCRDFGADETVNHFADMPAQFRERGLPAPDYILCLSDTDLHFAAMAELIKPQGKIASIVETTQPVALNLLKGKSASFHWELMFTRSLHQTDDMIEQHRLLNQVADLIDKGTLRTTLGEVIRPINAANLKLAHAKLEAGRAIGKIVLSGF; translated from the coding sequence ATGAAAGCTGTTGGGTTATATCGTTATCTACCCATTGATCACCCTGAAGCGTTGTTGGATGTAGCACTACCAGATCCAATACCGGGGCCGCATGACGTGTTGGTGGCCATTCGCGCCATTGCCGCCAACCCAGTTGACTACAAGGTAAGGGCGCCGAAGGATCATGTCGAAGCGATGCCGAAGGTGCTGGGATGGGATGCAGCGGGCGTGGTTCAAGCTGTTGGTTCCGCCGTCAGCCTGTTCAAGCCGGGGGATGAAGTGTATTACGCTGGGGATCTCACTCGCCAAGGTAGCAATGCCGAACTGCAATTGGTGGACGAACGCATTATTGGCCGCAAACCAGTCAGTTTGAGTTTTGAACAGGCAGCAGCGCTGCCATTGACAACCATTACTGCCTGGGAGGTGTTGTTTGACCGATTGGGTATTGCCCAGTCTGCAGAAGCGAATCGTGGTCGTTCCATTTTGATTCTGGGGGGGGCCGGTGGCGTGGGTTCCATTGCCATTCAACTTGCAAAACGGGTGGCTGGTTTGCAGGTGGTGGCAACAGCATCCCGCCCGGATTCAGCTGCCTGGTGCCGCGATTTCGGTGCAGACGAAACGGTGAACCACTTTGCTGACATGCCGGCACAGTTTCGCGAACGAGGGTTGCCAGCGCCGGATTACATCCTGTGCCTGAGCGATACTGATCTGCACTTTGCAGCGATGGCAGAGCTGATCAAACCACAAGGCAAGATTGCCAGCATTGTGGAAACCACACAGCCGGTAGCGCTGAATTTGTTAAAGGGCAAAAGCGCCAGTTTCCATTGGGAGCTGATGTTCACCCGGTCGTTGCATCAAACCGATGACATGATCGAACAGCATCGTCTGCTGAATCAGGTAGCGGATTTGATCGATAAAGGTACATTGCGCACCACATTGGGTGAGGTGATACGGCCGATCAATGCCGCCAACCTGAAGTTGGCCCATGCCAAATTGGAGGCGGGGCGGGCTATCGGTAAAATTGTGCTTAGCGGGTTTTGA
- a CDS encoding response regulator has protein sequence MSEYTQVEVLLVEDNPTDAELTLHALRKINIANRMLWLKDGAEALDYIFGSDSAGHPQHLNLPRLVLLDLKLPKVDGVEVLRRLKEDDRTRAIPVVMLTSSAEEQDVIESYRLGVNSYIVKPVDFDVFVETVSRVGFYWMLVNREPLIGGS, from the coding sequence TTGAGCGAGTATACGCAGGTTGAAGTGCTGTTGGTGGAAGATAATCCGACCGATGCGGAACTGACCCTGCATGCCCTGCGGAAAATCAACATTGCCAATCGCATGTTGTGGCTGAAGGATGGTGCGGAAGCACTGGATTATATTTTTGGTAGCGATTCTGCAGGTCATCCACAGCATTTGAACTTGCCCCGGCTGGTGCTGTTGGACCTCAAGTTGCCCAAGGTGGATGGCGTGGAAGTATTACGTCGTTTGAAAGAGGATGACCGCACCCGGGCTATTCCGGTCGTGATGTTGACCTCGTCCGCCGAAGAGCAGGATGTGATTGAGTCTTACCGGCTTGGTGTGAATAGCTATATTGTCAAACCGGTAGATTTCGACGTGTTTGTCGAAACCGTATCTCGTGTCGGCTTTTACTGGATGCTGGTCAATCGGGAGCCGCTGATAGGGGGCAGTTGA
- a CDS encoding helix-turn-helix domain-containing protein: MRYLSYAPGPPLSQFVELLWLAEGVNTSYQRERLLPTGSVELVINLLDEPMQVYVDTDATDPISFQHSVISGPHSRYFVLDTYGTTAVIGAHFRPGGAYPFVHHPLSSLRNLHVSLDTIWGRRGHEWRERILATPSIQQRFQLLEQALLTQLAEWSTANPMLDHAIHVLSAPHPISVPQLSDQLGIGPRRLGQLFQQHVGLSPKQFYRLQRFQHAVGQSFQALQVDWADLALQCGYYDQAHFSHDFRAFSGLAPGTYWQQRGRHPNHVPLDVSLQG; the protein is encoded by the coding sequence ATGCGTTATCTAAGCTATGCGCCAGGCCCACCACTCAGCCAGTTCGTCGAATTGCTGTGGCTTGCAGAAGGTGTCAATACCTCATACCAACGTGAACGACTATTACCAACCGGGTCTGTTGAACTGGTCATCAACCTGCTGGACGAGCCGATGCAGGTTTACGTGGATACTGATGCCACCGACCCGATCAGTTTCCAACACAGTGTCATCTCCGGCCCACACAGTCGCTATTTCGTGCTGGATACCTATGGCACGACCGCTGTCATTGGTGCCCACTTTCGACCGGGTGGTGCCTACCCGTTTGTTCATCACCCGTTGAGCAGCTTGCGGAATCTGCATGTTTCGCTGGATACCATCTGGGGCCGGCGTGGCCATGAATGGCGTGAACGGATTTTGGCAACACCTTCCATCCAGCAACGCTTCCAATTACTGGAGCAAGCTTTGCTGACCCAGCTCGCCGAATGGTCAACAGCCAACCCCATGCTCGATCATGCCATCCACGTATTGTCTGCGCCGCATCCGATATCTGTCCCGCAATTGTCAGATCAACTTGGCATCGGACCACGTCGGTTAGGACAACTATTTCAGCAACATGTCGGGCTATCGCCCAAACAGTTCTATCGGTTACAACGTTTTCAACATGCTGTCGGCCAATCATTCCAGGCGTTACAGGTGGACTGGGCCGATCTGGCACTGCAATGTGGTTACTACGATCAGGCCCATTTCAGTCATGATTTCCGGGCATTCTCCGGCTTGGCTCCCGGTACTTACTGGCAGCAACGCGGGCGTCATCCAAACCACGTACCGCTTGATGTCAGTCTACAGGGTTAA
- a CDS encoding GNAT family N-acetyltransferase, whose protein sequence is MSTLTIRPATEADAGDITRVFTASRREYLPYAPLKHSDESIQQWLTQQIRSAIIMVAMQDTRIVGFYMLNEHAEGWWLDQLYLLPDVTGQGIGSTLLAHAMNRAGRPLMLYTFADNHGARRFYERHGFVAIRYGDGSDNEEGVPDVCYWLA, encoded by the coding sequence ATGTCCACGTTAACCATACGCCCGGCTACCGAAGCCGATGCGGGCGACATTACGCGGGTATTCACCGCGTCACGACGTGAATACCTACCCTATGCCCCCCTCAAGCATAGCGATGAGTCCATTCAACAATGGCTGACCCAACAGATTCGTTCGGCCATCATCATGGTGGCCATGCAAGACACACGCATCGTCGGGTTTTACATGTTGAATGAGCATGCGGAAGGCTGGTGGTTGGATCAACTTTATCTGTTACCGGACGTCACCGGTCAAGGCATTGGCAGTACCTTGCTTGCTCACGCCATGAACCGTGCTGGCCGGCCATTGATGTTGTATACCTTTGCCGACAACCACGGTGCCCGTCGATTTTATGAGCGCCATGGTTTCGTCGCCATCCGCTATGGCGATGGCAGCGATAATGAAGAGGGTGTACCGGATGTGTGCTATTGGCTGGCCTGA
- a CDS encoding sensor histidine kinase has translation MLHKYGLRLFVGGFGLSVILLMILAVITTRQFVAFNAHMQWVSHTKDVLRAFEDVEAGLRDSVLAGREFLTTGRPEARRDFDAGTVHYVQAMNRVRDLTADNEVQQKNIDELSPALAGRIALWREQMEQRGQPGMDLARAMRQVTLGDLHKQLLKLKYAEHDMLSERIGTSIAGAGASERLVIIGSGMVLFMLLIAFVSMWLQFTQRLKVETALQQANAELESRVKQRTEELAFANELLRQEIGDHLVAQRQISELNMSLEARVAERTQQLAAANKELESFSYSVSHDLRTPLRAIAGYSRMLKERMKDRMDDEDLRLIGVIVDSGQKMGNLIDDLLTFSRLGRTPLNKTRIDMTQLVTEVLHDLQQEHDRVQLQVVIEPLPFAAGDRTLLKQVWVNLLSNAIKFSAGQAEPHIEVRGRETDSATEYEVSDNGAGFDMRYVEKLFGVFQRLHQVDEFPGTGVGLAIVHRVIARHGGTVMAEGEIDKGACFRFILPKEKIVERVYAG, from the coding sequence GTGCTGCACAAATACGGCCTTCGCCTGTTTGTTGGCGGGTTTGGCTTGTCGGTGATTTTGCTGATGATCCTGGCCGTCATCACTACCCGGCAATTTGTTGCATTCAATGCACATATGCAATGGGTATCGCATACCAAAGATGTCCTGCGAGCATTTGAAGATGTCGAAGCTGGTCTACGCGATTCGGTTCTCGCAGGCAGGGAATTTCTCACTACAGGCAGGCCGGAAGCGCGCCGTGACTTTGACGCCGGGACTGTCCACTATGTGCAGGCCATGAATCGTGTTCGTGACCTGACAGCCGATAACGAGGTGCAACAGAAAAATATTGACGAATTGTCCCCTGCCTTGGCTGGGCGGATCGCGTTGTGGCGCGAGCAAATGGAACAACGGGGGCAGCCTGGAATGGATTTAGCCCGCGCCATGCGTCAAGTTACATTGGGTGATTTGCACAAGCAGTTGTTGAAACTGAAATATGCCGAACACGACATGCTGAGCGAGCGGATTGGTACGTCAATCGCTGGTGCCGGGGCTAGTGAACGGTTAGTGATCATTGGCAGTGGCATGGTGTTGTTCATGCTGCTGATTGCCTTTGTATCAATGTGGCTGCAGTTTACCCAGCGTCTGAAAGTGGAAACCGCCTTGCAGCAGGCGAATGCTGAACTGGAATCACGCGTCAAACAACGTACTGAAGAATTGGCCTTTGCCAACGAGCTGCTCAGGCAAGAGATTGGCGACCACCTGGTGGCGCAGCGGCAGATCAGTGAATTGAATATGTCGCTGGAGGCTAGAGTGGCAGAACGAACTCAACAACTGGCGGCCGCCAACAAAGAGCTGGAGAGCTTCAGCTATTCGGTATCGCACGATCTGCGTACACCGCTACGGGCTATTGCGGGCTATTCCCGTATGTTGAAAGAGCGGATGAAAGATCGTATGGATGATGAGGATCTGCGGTTGATTGGCGTGATTGTCGACAGTGGACAGAAAATGGGCAATCTGATTGACGATCTGCTCACCTTTTCGCGCTTGGGGCGCACCCCGTTGAATAAGACGCGGATCGATATGACACAACTGGTCACCGAAGTGCTGCATGACCTGCAACAGGAACATGACAGGGTGCAGCTACAAGTGGTGATCGAACCGCTACCCTTTGCTGCAGGGGACCGGACCTTGCTGAAACAGGTCTGGGTCAACCTGTTGTCGAATGCTATCAAGTTTTCAGCAGGGCAAGCCGAACCACATATTGAGGTCCGTGGGAGAGAGACCGATTCGGCAACAGAGTATGAAGTCAGTGACAATGGCGCAGGTTTCGACATGCGCTATGTCGAAAAATTGTTCGGTGTTTTTCAGCGGCTTCATCAAGTCGACGAGTTCCCAGGAACAGGTGTCGGCCTGGCGATCGTACACCGTGTCATTGCACGCCATGGTGGTACCGTCATGGCTGAAGGAGAAATCGACAAGGGGGCTTGCTTCCGTTTCATATTGCCTAAGGAGAAAATCGTTGAGCGAGTATACGCAGGTTGA
- a CDS encoding putative quinol monooxygenase — protein MSQLNVVATIVAKAGAEQRVEDALKALIAPTLTEAGCLQYDLHRDVDKPGVFVFYETWTNRELLAAHLQSAHLVTYQQVVDGLVEAWDMKLMTRIGV, from the coding sequence ATGAGTCAACTGAATGTCGTTGCCACCATCGTCGCCAAAGCAGGTGCCGAACAACGAGTGGAAGACGCCCTGAAGGCATTGATTGCGCCAACCCTGACTGAGGCCGGATGTTTGCAATATGACCTGCATCGTGATGTGGATAAGCCCGGCGTGTTTGTGTTTTACGAAACCTGGACAAATCGTGAGCTGCTTGCCGCTCACCTGCAATCCGCACACTTGGTGACCTATCAGCAGGTTGTTGATGGCTTGGTCGAGGCATGGGATATGAAATTGATGACACGCATCGGCGTGTGA
- a CDS encoding biotin--[acetyl-CoA-carboxylase] ligase: MNAHSFNVLRLLSDGQFHSGEDLARLLNLSRASIWQALQGVEAAGITLYSVRGRGYRLPRPIDWLDAAQINQALGPHTTPFHLHIQDEIGSTNTVLMQQASLGAPHRTILAAEQQTAGRGRLGRSWVSELGGSLAFSVLWRFQQGVSYLSGLSLAVGLALVKALQSLGIGQAGLKWPNDVLLDGRKLAGILIEVQGDSLGPSCAVIGIGLNCKLSATAQANIDQVVTDLSSTLSPPVSRNLVLARILQALDDVMQTFEQKGFVALQADWQAAHLFHQQVVDLLSPAGIRRTVLVRGVDADGALIVEDAAGIERIHAGELSLRQRR; encoded by the coding sequence TTGAACGCACATAGTTTCAATGTCCTTCGCCTGTTATCCGACGGCCAATTCCATTCCGGGGAAGATCTGGCCCGGCTATTGAATCTGTCGCGAGCCAGCATCTGGCAAGCCCTGCAAGGTGTCGAAGCTGCGGGCATCACGTTGTATTCAGTACGAGGGCGCGGTTATCGACTGCCTCGGCCGATCGACTGGCTGGATGCCGCACAGATCAATCAGGCGCTTGGCCCGCACACCACCCCGTTTCATCTGCATATCCAGGATGAGATCGGCTCGACCAATACCGTCCTGATGCAACAGGCCTCACTGGGTGCACCACACCGCACCATCCTGGCCGCTGAACAGCAAACAGCAGGTCGAGGCAGGCTAGGTCGCAGTTGGGTTAGCGAGTTAGGTGGCAGCTTGGCTTTTTCCGTGTTATGGCGTTTTCAACAAGGCGTCTCCTATTTGTCAGGCTTGAGCCTGGCGGTCGGTCTGGCGTTGGTCAAGGCGTTGCAGTCGCTAGGTATCGGACAGGCAGGCCTGAAGTGGCCAAATGATGTATTGCTGGATGGCCGTAAGCTAGCTGGTATCTTGATCGAAGTGCAAGGGGATTCACTGGGCCCTTCCTGTGCGGTGATAGGTATTGGCCTGAACTGCAAGTTGTCGGCCACAGCCCAAGCGAACATCGATCAGGTCGTCACGGATTTGAGCAGTACATTGTCGCCACCGGTGTCGCGCAATCTGGTCCTGGCACGTATCCTGCAGGCATTGGACGACGTCATGCAGACATTCGAACAAAAAGGCTTTGTTGCACTCCAAGCCGATTGGCAGGCAGCACACCTGTTCCATCAGCAAGTGGTGGATTTGCTGTCCCCCGCCGGCATTCGACGTACGGTACTGGTACGCGGGGTGGATGCGGACGGCGCACTGATCGTGGAGGATGCAGCGGGTATCGAACGTATTCATGCAGGGGAACTGAGCTTGCGACAGCGCCGCTGA
- a CDS encoding SPOR domain-containing protein has product MKWLFFGLVVTNLLVYGYTHLSEPPVQDWHQREFHADSVKLVTDTAPMTTDTGKDEKSVETPVTPPASDATITTQPTPTKVAETPANMASAQQCIRWDAIPMADLPRAKQLLDTLKIGKPLGNARIEAKTRFWVYILPQSSLSDAQKKTEELQALGLSERDFFIVNDAGRWRNAISLGVYSTQDAARQRLDAVQEKGVKSARVGIRDTLRFASLIIAQADEGTGSRLAGASAEIKGSEVNLAECPR; this is encoded by the coding sequence ATGAAATGGCTGTTTTTTGGTCTGGTTGTTACCAATCTGTTGGTATACGGCTATACCCATCTCTCTGAACCACCAGTGCAGGATTGGCACCAGCGCGAATTTCATGCCGACAGTGTGAAATTGGTTACGGACACCGCCCCAATGACGACTGACACAGGCAAAGATGAGAAATCGGTAGAAACACCGGTTACACCGCCTGCGTCCGATGCAACCATTACAACCCAACCCACTCCAACCAAAGTGGCCGAAACACCGGCAAACATGGCGTCCGCTCAGCAGTGCATCCGTTGGGACGCAATCCCAATGGCAGACCTGCCACGTGCCAAACAATTACTGGATACCTTGAAAATCGGCAAGCCACTTGGCAATGCCCGTATCGAGGCTAAAACCCGCTTTTGGGTGTATATCCTGCCGCAGTCGTCATTATCCGATGCACAGAAAAAAACAGAAGAACTGCAGGCGCTGGGATTGTCTGAACGTGATTTCTTTATCGTCAATGATGCAGGTCGTTGGCGCAACGCCATCTCGCTGGGTGTTTACTCCACGCAGGATGCAGCCCGGCAACGACTGGACGCGGTACAGGAAAAAGGGGTGAAAAGTGCACGTGTTGGTATACGTGATACCCTTCGCTTCGCCAGTCTGATCATCGCGCAAGCTGACGAGGGTACCGGCAGTCGGCTGGCTGGCGCCTCAGCAGAAATCAAGGGCAGCGAGGTCAATCTGGCAGAATGTCCACGTTAA
- a CDS encoding VOC family protein: MSVKPIPDGYHTITPYMVTDNAPRLIAFLKEAFVAEETEMLTDDQGAIRHAEFRIGSSMLMLSSSQPTWPAQTSSFYLYLPDVDAAYTRALQAGASTISPPADQFYGDRNAGVKDPCGNTWYLASRIENLSHDELKKRAAGVAQAGC, translated from the coding sequence ATGTCAGTCAAGCCCATCCCTGATGGCTATCACACCATCACTCCCTATATGGTTACCGACAATGCACCAAGATTGATTGCGTTTCTGAAGGAAGCTTTTGTCGCGGAAGAAACTGAGATGTTGACCGATGACCAAGGTGCCATACGTCATGCTGAATTCCGCATTGGCAGTTCGATGCTGATGCTCTCCAGCTCACAGCCAACCTGGCCAGCGCAAACCAGCAGTTTCTATCTATATTTGCCTGATGTCGATGCAGCCTATACCCGCGCTTTGCAAGCTGGTGCCAGTACCATTTCACCACCAGCCGACCAGTTCTATGGCGATCGCAATGCTGGTGTGAAAGACCCATGTGGGAACACTTGGTACCTGGCCAGCCGCATCGAAAATCTGTCGCACGACGAATTGAAAAAACGCGCGGCCGGCGTAGCCCAAGCCGGTTGCTGA